One Pseudomonas fluorescens genomic region harbors:
- a CDS encoding transporter substrate-binding domain-containing protein, which yields MRFLPGLICLLPLLSPLAHAELIDDVNDRGELRIALEANTPPFNYKDGDTLTGFEVELGQLLANELDVRADFIVTDEADLLQGVESGKYDVALNHIAQTADLQDRFDFSAPYGKVDSQLLAKKDEQPRPMVLVQTLTNAKPTASAPVELAIPFQKGNPAFQASLESAMQRIKADGRLAALSKKWLTEAN from the coding sequence ATGCGCTTTCTGCCTGGCCTGATCTGCCTGCTACCCCTTTTGAGCCCTTTGGCTCACGCCGAACTGATTGATGACGTCAACGACCGTGGCGAACTGCGCATAGCCCTTGAGGCTAATACACCGCCCTTCAATTACAAGGATGGCGACACACTCACGGGGTTCGAGGTCGAGCTTGGGCAGCTCCTGGCGAACGAACTGGATGTTCGCGCCGACTTCATCGTCACCGACGAGGCCGACTTGCTCCAGGGCGTCGAAAGCGGCAAATACGATGTCGCGCTCAATCACATAGCACAGACCGCTGATCTACAGGATCGTTTCGACTTCAGCGCGCCATACGGCAAGGTCGATTCGCAGTTGCTGGCGAAGAAGGATGAGCAGCCACGGCCGATGGTGCTGGTGCAGACGCTGACCAACGCTAAACCGACAGCAAGTGCACCGGTGGAATTGGCCATACCGTTTCAGAAGGGCAACCCGGCGTTTCAGGCCAGCCTGGAGAGCGCGATGCAGCGGATCAAGGCGGACGGGCGGTTGGCGGCGTTGTCGAAGAAGTGGCTCACCGAAGCCAACTGA
- a CDS encoding DUF523 domain-containing protein codes for MDKILVSRCLLGHRVRYDGGASGPFDLLEQWIAQGRVVPLCPEVAGGLPTPRAAAEIPGGQGGEVLDGVAAVITTEGEDVSAQFLDGARQALALVQQHGIRVAVLKANSPSCGNLLTYDGTFSGVKVPGEGVTAALLKRHGVQVFSELELPQAAKALAQLNP; via the coding sequence ATGGACAAGATTCTGGTCAGCCGCTGCCTGTTGGGCCATCGCGTGCGTTATGACGGCGGGGCGAGCGGGCCGTTTGATTTGCTTGAGCAATGGATCGCACAAGGGCGGGTGGTGCCGCTGTGTCCCGAAGTCGCGGGCGGTTTGCCGACACCACGGGCAGCGGCGGAAATCCCGGGCGGGCAGGGTGGTGAAGTGCTGGATGGTGTCGCTGCGGTGATTACCACCGAGGGCGAGGATGTCAGCGCGCAGTTTCTGGATGGTGCGCGGCAGGCGTTGGCGTTGGTGCAACAGCATGGGATTCGCGTGGCAGTGCTGAAAGCCAACAGCCCATCCTGTGGAAACCTGCTGACCTATGACGGGACGTTCAGTGGCGTCAAAGTCCCAGGCGAAGGCGTAACGGCCGCGCTGCTCAAGCGCCATGGCGTGCAAGTCTTCAGCGAACTCGAACTCCCACAAGCCGCGAAAGCCCTGGCCCAACTCAACCCATAG
- a CDS encoding 2OG-Fe(II) oxygenase — MRAMQISSEHPLLLRIVDDLAEHGWSQQNIFLPAGLTRELAAECRKREAEGELAPAAVGRGPFSEIREGIRGDHIQWIDPGQAAASDRYLSLMDSLREALNRGLFLGLEDFECHFALYPPGAFYRKHVDRFRDDDRRMVSVVVYLNDAWLPEDGGQLRMYLNDERVHDVQPTGGCLVVFLSGEVPHEVLPANRERLSLTGWFRRRGNEPF, encoded by the coding sequence ATGCGCGCCATGCAAATATCCTCTGAACACCCGCTGCTGTTACGCATTGTCGACGACCTGGCCGAGCATGGCTGGTCGCAGCAGAACATTTTCCTGCCCGCCGGTTTGACCCGCGAGCTGGCGGCCGAATGCCGCAAACGCGAGGCCGAAGGTGAACTGGCGCCGGCGGCAGTGGGGCGCGGGCCGTTCTCGGAGATTCGCGAGGGCATTCGAGGCGACCATATCCAGTGGATCGATCCCGGGCAGGCTGCGGCCAGCGACCGTTATCTGAGCCTGATGGACAGCTTGCGCGAGGCGCTCAACCGCGGCTTGTTTCTCGGCCTGGAAGATTTCGAGTGCCATTTCGCCCTGTATCCGCCCGGTGCGTTCTATCGCAAGCACGTCGACCGCTTTCGCGATGACGACCGGCGCATGGTTTCGGTGGTGGTCTATCTCAACGATGCCTGGCTGCCGGAGGATGGTGGTCAGTTGCGCATGTACCTCAACGATGAGCGCGTGCATGACGTGCAACCGACTGGCGGTTGTCTGGTGGTGTTTCTCTCGGGTGAAGTGCCGCACGAAGTATTGCCGGCGAACCGTGAACGCTTGTCGCTGACCGGTTGGTTTCGCCGCCGTGGCAACGAGCCGTTCTGA